The genomic stretch GTTCTTCAGTGCCAGCTATCTGGCGTTCCACGGCTACCTGCACCTCGCCATGGCCTGGGCGCTGGTGGGGCCGCGTGCGCGGGCGGAGCGCTTCTTCATCGACGTCTTCTCCGCCTATGTCCCGGGCATCGCCGGCTACTACCTGATGCCCGCCGTCGGGCCCGTGGCCGCCTGGCCGGAGCTGTTCACCCTCCCCATTGAAGGTGGCTGGTTCACACAACTGAATGCCGCCGTCGTGGCGAGCGGCTCGTCCACCTACGACCTCTTCCCCAGCCTGCACACGTACATCACGCTGGTGCTGCTCGAACACGACCGGCGTCAGCACCCGTGGCGATTCCGTCTGATGGTGCCCGTCGCCGTGGCCATCCTCATGTCCACGCTGGTGCTGCGTTATCACTATGCCGTGGACCTGCTGGCGGGCGCCGTGTGGTTCATGGTGTTTCGCGCCTGCTTCCCCCGGCTCCAGGCGCGCTGGGAGGCGCGGACGGCGCTATCGAACCTGGCCCAGGCAGGACAGTGATTGGCCAGACGCCCCGCCCGTGAAAGATTTCAAATCCTCTCAGGAGAACTTCTCCACCATGCTGGTCGGCGCGAACCGCGTCCGGGTGGTGGGGCAGCGCAGCGCGGGCACCAACGGCAACATCACCAAGCTGGTGCTCCCGGACGGCTTCCGGTTCATGTACACCGGGATGGAAGTTCTTCGTCCCGACCGCCCCACATTCCATGGCGTGGGAATTGTCCCGGATGAAGAGATTGTGCCCACCACGGAAGACTTCGCGATGGGCAGAGACGCAGCGCTTTTGAAGGCCATCG from Myxococcus xanthus encodes the following:
- a CDS encoding phosphatase PAP2 family protein; this encodes MPERLYPHEVLLAAFGITLSTALVFVAGVSAAVTVQAVGGTVMFMGSVALLARLDAVAHVFRARLLLAYLATFFFYASVKQAVPALGLVTRDAWLLSADVFLFGITPAAWLQRWSTPWVSEFFSASYLAFHGYLHLAMAWALVGPRARAERFFIDVFSAYVPGIAGYYLMPAVGPVAAWPELFTLPIEGGWFTQLNAAVVASGSSTYDLFPSLHTYITLVLLEHDRRQHPWRFRLMVPVAVAILMSTLVLRYHYAVDLLAGAVWFMVFRACFPRLQARWEARTALSNLAQAGQ
- a CDS encoding S41 family peptidase, translating into MKDFKSSQENFSTMLVGANRVRVVGQRSAGTNGNITKLVLPDGFRFMYTGMEVLRPDRPTFHGVGIVPDEEIVPTTEDFAMGRDAALLKAIDVLQAREQALAGVSASGAFRCGRVQRQDGAPHPVERSSHELTFSCCRCPGCRDVHRLW